A genome region from Deltaproteobacteria bacterium includes the following:
- the pgl gene encoding 6-phosphogluconolactonase, protein MGAGIQTKIFEDGDALARAVARDLSTLAAAAASAPFTIALSGGSTPKRLYELLAAPPCRERVPWTKVELFFGDERSVPPEHPDSNYGMAKRALLDHVPVTAHRMRAEHGDAEGYARLLGERIARRRNGVPVLDVVLLGMGEDGHTASLFPGTAALGERARWVVMNDVPQLHTRRMTLTYPVLNAAERVWVLSAGAGKRTMVAECLAAAARGDDPPPRPIVGIRPTDGELIWFLDKAAAGPTA, encoded by the coding sequence ATGGGCGCGGGGATCCAGACGAAGATCTTCGAGGACGGAGACGCGCTGGCGCGCGCGGTCGCACGGGACCTGAGCACGCTCGCCGCGGCGGCGGCCTCCGCGCCGTTCACGATCGCCCTCTCGGGCGGCTCGACGCCGAAGCGGCTCTACGAGCTCCTCGCGGCGCCGCCTTGCCGCGAGCGCGTGCCGTGGACGAAGGTCGAGCTCTTCTTCGGCGACGAGCGCAGCGTGCCGCCCGAGCATCCGGACTCGAACTACGGCATGGCGAAGCGCGCGCTCCTCGACCACGTACCGGTGACGGCGCACCGCATGCGCGCCGAGCACGGCGACGCCGAGGGCTACGCGCGCCTCCTCGGCGAGCGCATCGCGCGGCGCCGAAACGGCGTGCCGGTCCTCGACGTCGTGCTGCTCGGCATGGGCGAGGACGGCCACACCGCGTCGCTCTTCCCCGGTACCGCGGCCCTCGGCGAGCGCGCGCGCTGGGTCGTCATGAACGACGTCCCGCAGCTCCACACGCGCCGCATGACGCTCACCTATCCCGTGCTGAACGCGGCCGAGCGCGTCTGGGTGCTCTCGGCCGGCGCCGGCAAGCGCACCATGGTCGCCGAGTGCCTCGCGGCGGCGGCGCGCGGCGACGATCCGCCGCCGCGGCCGATCGTCGGGATCCGGCCGACCGACGGCGAGCTCATCTGGTTCCTCGACAAGGCGGCCGCAGGGCCGACGGCCTGA
- the ahpC gene encoding peroxiredoxin: protein MSLINTTIKPFKATAFHDGKFVPVSDESIRGKWSVFVFYPADFTFVCPTELEDLADNYDEFKKLGVEVYGVSTDTHFAHKAWHDTSPAIKKVRYPLVGDPTATLARNFEVLIEDEGLALRGSFVVAPDGKIKLYEVHDNGIGRDAKELLRKVKAAQYVASHPGEVCPAKWQEGSKTLKPSLDLVGKI from the coding sequence ATGTCGCTGATCAACACGACCATCAAGCCGTTCAAGGCCACCGCGTTCCACGACGGGAAGTTCGTCCCGGTATCCGACGAGTCGATCCGCGGAAAATGGAGCGTTTTCGTCTTCTATCCCGCCGATTTCACCTTCGTCTGCCCGACCGAGCTCGAGGACCTGGCCGACAACTACGACGAGTTCAAGAAGCTCGGCGTCGAGGTCTACGGCGTGTCGACCGACACCCACTTCGCGCACAAGGCCTGGCACGACACGTCACCGGCCATCAAGAAGGTCCGCTATCCGCTGGTCGGCGACCCGACCGCCACGCTCGCCCGCAACTTCGAGGTCTTGATCGAGGACGAGGGCCTCGCGCTCCGCGGCAGCTTCGTCGTCGCCCCCGACGGCAAGATCAAGCTCTACGAGGTCCACGACAACGGCATCGGCCGCGACGCCAAGGAGCTGCTGCGGAAGGTGAAGGCGGCCCAGTACGTCGCCTCGCATCCGGGCGAAGTGTGCCCCGCGAAGTGGCAAGAGGGGTCGAAGACGCTGAAGCCGTCGCTCGACCTCGTCGGCAAGATCTGA
- a CDS encoding patatin-like phospholipase family protein, producing the protein MLDTDADTAARTALVLSGGGARGAYQAGALLGLLEIGCLAPERSNIGLLVGSSAGAINAGLLAATADRCAAGVERLVSVWRGLSADHVFRTDVVSLGSIGLRWVRDLTFGGMVGHVTGKALLDTAPLRQLIGREFQGGRIAENVADGTLRGVAIAATDLYSGSGVLFLEGAPDLKLWTRTHWSIERAVLGVDHFMASSAIPVFFPSVELGSRHFADGCIRNIAPLAPAIQLGADRIVAIGVRGGSVPSVDDGQRRPPPTIAQIAGVLLDAVLLDAIDSDIEHSERVNSSIIRRGGEQAAPGDFREIEVLSIKPSESIGAIAGELADRIPAVVRYLLRGLGSDEATRNLASYLLFDTTFCDRLIELGRSDVHADRAKIERFFARPLRPRA; encoded by the coding sequence ATGCTGGACACGGACGCCGACACCGCCGCCCGGACGGCGCTCGTGCTCTCGGGCGGCGGCGCCCGCGGGGCATATCAGGCGGGCGCGCTACTCGGGCTGCTCGAGATCGGATGCCTCGCGCCCGAGCGCTCGAACATCGGCCTCCTCGTCGGTTCGAGCGCGGGGGCGATCAACGCCGGGCTCCTCGCCGCCACCGCGGACCGCTGCGCCGCGGGCGTCGAGCGTTTGGTCTCGGTGTGGCGCGGGCTCAGCGCCGACCATGTGTTCCGCACGGACGTGGTGTCGCTCGGCTCGATCGGTCTGCGCTGGGTGCGCGACCTCACGTTCGGCGGCATGGTCGGCCACGTGACCGGCAAGGCGCTCCTCGACACGGCGCCGCTCCGGCAGCTGATCGGCCGCGAATTCCAGGGCGGTCGCATCGCGGAGAACGTCGCGGACGGCACGCTCCGCGGCGTGGCCATTGCGGCGACGGACCTCTACAGCGGGAGCGGCGTGCTCTTCCTCGAGGGCGCGCCGGACCTCAAGCTCTGGACCCGCACGCACTGGAGCATCGAGCGCGCCGTGCTCGGCGTCGACCACTTCATGGCGTCGAGCGCGATTCCGGTCTTCTTTCCCTCCGTCGAGCTCGGCAGCCGCCATTTCGCCGACGGCTGCATCCGCAACATCGCCCCGCTCGCGCCCGCGATCCAGCTCGGTGCCGACCGCATCGTCGCGATCGGCGTCCGCGGCGGGTCCGTGCCGTCCGTCGACGACGGGCAGCGGCGTCCGCCGCCGACGATCGCGCAGATCGCGGGCGTCCTCCTCGACGCGGTTCTCCTCGACGCCATCGATTCGGACATCGAGCACAGCGAGCGTGTGAACTCGAGCATCATCCGCCGAGGCGGTGAGCAGGCCGCCCCCGGGGACTTTCGCGAGATCGAGGTGCTGTCGATCAAGCCGTCGGAGTCCATCGGGGCGATCGCGGGCGAGCTCGCCGATCGCATTCCGGCCGTCGTGCGCTACCTGTTGCGCGGTCTCGGGAGCGACGAGGCGACGCGAAACCTCGCGAGCTACCTCCTCTTCGACACCACGTTCTGCGACCGGTTGATCGAGCTCGGGCGGAGCGACGTGCACGCCGACCGGGCGAAGATCGAGCGCTTCTTCGCCCGCCCCCTCCGGCCGCGCGCGTGA
- the glk gene encoding glucokinase: protein MAAHVLAGDIGGTNSRLALYETGAGGPTLVRGATFPSREHAGLEDVIARFLDDGAAAVPITAAAFGIAGPVVDDAVAATNLPWHIRGTSLRTRLGTPHVRLLNDLEATAHGALALPPEKLLALNAGVMRPGNRAVIAAGTGLGQALLFWDGARHVPVATEGGHADFAPRDEVEHDLLRWLERKYDGHVSYERAVSGHGLVNIFGFLDEHCRMPVAPETRRRLEREDPAAVIGELGVAGTCGTAVTAVERFVSIYGAQAGNLALTVMATSGVYVGGGIVNKLLAAMTGGSFVRAFVAKGRYERLMREIPVWIIRDPDAGLYGAAHVAAALAAG from the coding sequence ATGGCGGCGCACGTTCTCGCGGGTGACATCGGCGGCACGAACTCGCGCCTCGCGCTCTACGAGACCGGCGCGGGCGGGCCGACGCTCGTCCGCGGCGCCACGTTCCCGAGCCGCGAGCATGCCGGTCTCGAGGACGTCATCGCCCGTTTCCTCGACGACGGCGCGGCGGCGGTGCCGATCACGGCGGCCGCCTTCGGCATCGCGGGACCGGTGGTCGACGACGCCGTCGCCGCCACCAACCTCCCCTGGCACATCCGGGGCACGTCGCTCCGGACCCGTCTCGGCACGCCGCACGTCCGGCTCTTGAACGATCTCGAAGCGACGGCCCACGGCGCGCTCGCGCTGCCGCCGGAGAAGCTCCTCGCGCTGAACGCCGGGGTCATGCGCCCGGGCAACCGGGCCGTGATCGCCGCCGGCACCGGGCTCGGCCAGGCCCTCCTCTTCTGGGACGGCGCGCGTCACGTGCCCGTCGCGACCGAAGGCGGACACGCCGACTTCGCGCCCCGCGACGAGGTGGAGCACGACCTGTTACGGTGGCTCGAGCGCAAGTACGACGGTCACGTCTCCTACGAACGCGCCGTCTCGGGCCACGGGCTCGTCAACATCTTCGGCTTCCTCGACGAGCACTGCCGCATGCCGGTCGCCCCCGAGACGCGACGCCGCCTCGAGCGCGAGGACCCGGCGGCGGTGATCGGCGAGCTCGGTGTCGCGGGCACGTGCGGCACGGCGGTCACGGCGGTCGAACGCTTCGTCTCGATCTACGGCGCGCAGGCCGGGAACCTGGCGCTCACCGTCATGGCGACGAGCGGCGTCTACGTCGGCGGCGGCATCGTCAACAAGCTGCTCGCGGCGATGACGGGCGGCTCCTTCGTGCGCGCGTTCGTCGCCAAGGGCCGGTACGAGCGGCTCATGCGCGAGATCCCGGTGTGGATCATCCGCGACCCGGACGCGGGGCTGTACGGCGCGGCGCACGTCGCGGCCGCGCTGGCGGCGGGCTGA
- a CDS encoding hydrogen peroxide-inducible genes activator: MIDLGQITLTQMRYAVAVETTRNFREAAARCHVSQSGLSMQLRKLEELLGIVLFDRAKKPLLVTTDGAAALAQMRAVLRETERLGQVVAEGEEPAGPFRLGVIPTLSPTVLPLFLGRFAAAHPRVELVVEELKTEEIIARLRADTLDAGLVATPLRVAGLREEALGHERMLAYLPPGDPLLRKTAVTQAALSERELWIMPEGHCFRSQVLSYCGTEPRPRPSRIQFESGSFQTLVRLVDEGLGATVLPELVVDGLPAARRRRQVRALVAPTPVREIGLVTARSHLRRRVTDALVAAIRRGLEQALPPAARSAVVLDPLE, encoded by the coding sequence ATGATCGACCTCGGACAGATCACCCTCACCCAGATGCGGTACGCCGTCGCGGTCGAGACGACCCGGAATTTCCGGGAAGCCGCGGCGCGCTGCCACGTGTCCCAGTCCGGCCTCAGCATGCAGCTCCGCAAGCTCGAGGAGCTGCTCGGCATCGTGCTGTTCGACCGCGCCAAGAAGCCGCTGCTCGTGACCACCGACGGGGCCGCGGCGCTCGCCCAGATGCGGGCGGTCCTACGCGAAACCGAGCGGCTCGGCCAGGTCGTAGCCGAGGGCGAGGAGCCCGCGGGGCCCTTCCGCCTGGGCGTCATCCCGACGCTCTCGCCGACGGTCCTCCCGTTGTTTCTCGGCCGCTTCGCCGCCGCGCACCCTCGCGTCGAGCTCGTCGTCGAGGAGCTCAAGACCGAGGAGATCATCGCGCGCCTGCGCGCCGACACCCTCGACGCCGGCCTGGTGGCGACGCCGCTCCGGGTCGCGGGGCTCCGTGAGGAAGCCCTCGGCCACGAGCGCATGCTCGCCTATCTGCCGCCGGGCGACCCGCTGCTCCGCAAGACGGCGGTCACCCAGGCGGCGCTCAGCGAGCGCGAGCTCTGGATCATGCCGGAAGGCCACTGCTTCCGGAGCCAGGTGCTGTCCTACTGCGGCACCGAGCCGCGCCCCCGCCCCTCGCGCATCCAGTTCGAGAGCGGCAGCTTCCAGACGCTGGTGCGGCTCGTCGACGAGGGGCTCGGCGCCACGGTGCTGCCGGAGCTGGTCGTCGACGGGCTCCCGGCCGCACGCCGCCGCCGGCAGGTGCGCGCGCTGGTCGCCCCGACGCCGGTCCGGGAGATCGGGCTCGTCACCGCACGGAGCCACCTGCGCCGGCGCGTCACCGACGCGCTCGTGGCGGCGATCCGCCGCGGGCTCGAGCAAGCGCTCCCGCCGGCGGCGCGGAGCGCGGTCGTGCTGGATCCGCTGGAGTGA
- the gndA gene encoding NADP-dependent phosphogluconate dehydrogenase, whose product MQQIGLIGLAVMGENLALNIERNGFPIAVYNRSFEKTDALLKGRAQGRNFVGAKTPAELVAALARPRRIITMVKAGGPVDAVLDELRPLLEPGDILVDGGNSHFTDTDRRVAALEPTGIKFFGMGVSGGEEGALWGPSIMPGGDEATYRHLEPILTRIAAKADSGPCVTYVGRKSAGHFVKMVHNGIEYGDMQLIAESYDLLRYGLGLGSADIADVFAEWNAGDLQSFLIEITAKIVNFKDDRGGRKPLIDAIVDTAGQKGTGKWTTQAALDLGVAIPTITAAVDARIMSSQRATRLLAAKVYPPAPKPLKTGKKAAVADIRAALYASKICSYAQGFALLAEASRSFDYGVKLGEMARIWKGGCIIRAVFLDRIRQAFERDPRLANLLLDKDFAKAVKSRVGAWRSTVRLGVKLGIALPAMSASLAYFDGFRRARTPANVIQGQRDFFGAHTYERLDREGIFHTEWSGGHGGARSRG is encoded by the coding sequence ATGCAGCAGATCGGACTCATCGGGCTCGCGGTCATGGGCGAGAACTTGGCCCTCAACATCGAGCGCAACGGCTTCCCCATCGCGGTCTACAACCGGAGCTTCGAGAAGACCGACGCCCTCCTGAAGGGCCGCGCCCAGGGCCGGAACTTCGTCGGCGCGAAGACGCCGGCGGAGCTCGTCGCCGCGCTCGCGCGGCCGCGCCGCATCATCACGATGGTGAAGGCCGGCGGCCCGGTCGACGCGGTGCTCGACGAGCTCCGGCCGCTCCTCGAGCCCGGTGACATCCTCGTCGACGGCGGCAACTCGCACTTCACCGACACCGATCGCCGCGTCGCCGCTCTCGAGCCGACCGGCATCAAGTTCTTCGGCATGGGGGTGAGCGGCGGCGAGGAAGGCGCCCTCTGGGGTCCGAGCATCATGCCGGGCGGCGACGAGGCGACCTATCGCCACCTCGAGCCGATCCTCACGAGGATCGCCGCCAAGGCGGACTCCGGACCGTGCGTCACGTACGTCGGCCGCAAGAGCGCCGGCCACTTCGTGAAGATGGTGCACAACGGCATCGAGTACGGCGACATGCAGCTGATCGCCGAGTCGTACGACCTGCTGCGCTACGGCCTCGGGCTCGGCTCGGCGGACATCGCCGACGTCTTCGCCGAATGGAACGCGGGCGACCTGCAGTCGTTCCTGATCGAGATCACGGCGAAGATCGTGAACTTCAAGGACGACCGGGGCGGCCGGAAGCCCTTGATCGACGCGATCGTCGATACCGCCGGCCAGAAGGGCACCGGCAAGTGGACGACCCAGGCCGCGCTCGACCTCGGCGTCGCGATCCCGACCATCACCGCCGCCGTCGACGCGCGCATCATGTCGTCGCAGCGCGCGACGCGGCTCCTCGCGGCGAAGGTCTACCCGCCGGCGCCGAAGCCCCTCAAGACCGGCAAGAAGGCCGCGGTCGCCGACATCCGGGCGGCGCTCTACGCGTCGAAGATCTGCTCGTACGCGCAGGGCTTCGCGCTGCTCGCCGAGGCGTCGAGGTCGTTCGACTACGGCGTGAAGCTCGGCGAGATGGCGCGCATCTGGAAGGGCGGCTGCATCATCCGCGCCGTCTTCCTCGACCGCATCCGCCAGGCATTCGAGCGTGACCCGCGCCTCGCGAACCTGCTCCTCGACAAGGACTTCGCGAAGGCCGTGAAATCGCGCGTCGGGGCGTGGCGGAGCACCGTCCGACTCGGCGTGAAGCTCGGCATCGCGCTCCCCGCCATGTCGGCGTCGCTCGCCTACTTCGACGGCTTCCGGCGCGCGCGCACGCCCGCGAACGTGATCCAGGGTCAGCGCGACTTCTTCGGCGCCCACACCTACGAGCGCCTCGATCGCGAGGGCATCTTCCACACGGAATGGTCGGGCGGCCATGGCGGCGCACGTTCTCGCGGGTGA